Genomic window (Gadus chalcogrammus isolate NIFS_2021 chromosome 3, NIFS_Gcha_1.0, whole genome shotgun sequence):
AATGTGATTAATCCCTGGAATTACATTTATTACACAGTGCTATTTATCAATGAATACAGGATATGTGTTCTGTTTCACATTCTTAAGCAACTGCATTTGAGTATTCAAATATGGCACCAAAGAAAGTACTGACATGGAGCTTTCCAACCCAGTGCATATTTACTCACACAGAAAATACACGTGCTAACGCAAATAGGATCAAccttaaaaaaagaatacatcAATATCGAATTCCTGAACAAAGTGAATTATCTAGTATCGTGAAATCTTGTTAATGACCCATGATAAACTCATTTATTGGACAGCGTTGGCCGAAGTTCTGTGAGATATTTGATTATTTTGTTTGACATGCCCAAAAACACTGATATGGCTAGTGTAACCCATAATGTGGTATTCCTGTGGGAAAGCTCCTGACCACTGGATTGAATTTGTCCAGCTTTTCTTCAGGGAGAGCGACCTGTCGTTATCTAAGCCGTTAGCACGTGGAAGTTTTCCCGTCTATGTGTCTGTTGTCTGCTAGGATATGGGTGTCATATGGCCTTTAAACATTTATGCTGTGTTATATGACCCCAATGGAACAGACTACAGTCTACAGAAATCTGTTAACAGCACTTGTCTTGGGTTGGGTCATGATATAAAAGGATATAGGCCTACGTCTCAACTTGTAAGATAATTGCTTCCTCGTCTTGATACATTTGGATGATATTATGGAAAATGTAATTACGTAATCAATATAAATCAAATTATTAGTTTGAACTTGATGGCTAGCTTGTGGCAATGTTTTTTTGTCCATCTTGACTTCTAAAATCCAAATGCAACACGGCTGAATGATGATCAAAATTATTTTTGAAATTTCTTTAAACACATTGTGTTGTCCACCTATTTGTTGACGCATCTCAACACTTTAAATTATCAAAGGGCTTGGCAGTGTAATGTAACTTTGAGGTCACATGCTTTAACAATGTgcatacaattattttatattttctatGCATTCCTTATCTGAGTTTATTCTTTTTGTGACTAGTTACAATATGAACTGGTTTCGTTCAGTCTTGATTTTGAAGAGAAGCCTCTTATTTGAAAGACGAGTTGGGAATATTTGTTGAGATGGTATTTTTCAATAGCACTACACTAGGCCAAGTGTTGtccctaccacagtcaaattgAATTTACGGTGGCATTGTAAAACTGCTATCAGTGCTAGATTTTGTCTCCCAGTGGGAGATCTCCGTTCTCTTTATACTCCGCCTACAGCAAAAGGCCTGAGTACATTCATCTCAAtggcataataaataaatgtgtaacTGCTTGACTTTCAACCAAAGTCCACCGTTTTATTGTTAAGACTTGCCACATCTTTAGGACTTTCTGGAAGTCCTTGCATATTATAAAAATCTCTGTTGGAATCCTCCAAGACATGGTGGAATAGTGCATAATAAGAGGATTGTATGAGGCTTATCATAGTAGCACCACTCTTACTTTGCAAAGGTTATTTTGCAAAGGAGGATTTGGAGGTAGAAGATAGGCCTATGTAAAATGCTTACGGTTCTACTGTGAGCGGTTTGCTGTGTCAACAAGTTGTGATAAGTGAGaacatttcaaaaaaaaaaaaaaaaggcataggAAAGGTCAGTTTAACAAGACTTAAATAATTTgaacactgttaaaaaaaaaaaaaaaaaaaactgaaatgaaGAATAATGTTGCTGCTAATGGTTGGGTAGCAGTGACGTGGGAAGTAGGGTTGTGATTACAATGGTGTGTCTTGTATTTTTCCAAATGTGTTGATGTATGCAGAATGCTGTTGCTAAGGCTACCCCATAGGCTAGGCTGGTGAAGGGCTACAATATCTATGGGCTAATATCTATCGGTCTTTTATGTGCACCGGTTTTAATGACAGGAAACCCCCATGGCTGAGGATTCCCATAGAAGTTCCGCTGCAGAGATCCCCATCACCAGCAACGGCGAGATGGACCAGAGCTCTGAAAAGGTACCAAATAGGGTCAAACTTTTGTGTTAGGAAGTCCGCCACAcactgaaactgtactgtactcCACCTCCAAAGCTCTGGTTGTTTAGTTGCAAATGTAAATACTTACGTATTTGGTATCCACAGTTGAAACTATAGATCTACATCTTTATCACGATTTCAAACTTTAGTGAAGCCATTTAACCAAAGTGTATTTTTTCCTATATTTTACACAAGTAAAAGTATGTCAATATTAACTTACGTAAAGTGGTCCAAGAATAATTCCTCACACCCATAacaatgtgatgtgtgtgtttatgtttttacaTAAAGGAATACATGACTAGAGGGATATTAATTGATTTGATATGGATGTCTAAACTGAATTGCGTTGCCGTACAAAAGAGGCCACATGGGAACGCATGCTGTGTGCATTTGCATTCAAACCTGTTTGAAAGTATAATCTCTTTATTGAACCACAATGGTCTACCCCTCCAGGACTCTTCTACTTCTCCCGGTCCTCCCAGTGGACCTAACCTCGCAGAGGCCCATATACACTCCAGTAACTACGCTTCAACAACAGAGGGCATCATTGAATCAGGGCCATACAGAGGTACAAACCAGTTTGCATTATATTTTAATCTGTGTCGTTagattttttatgtttatttattttccccatTTTCTTAATATACAATGTTTGTTCTTTCTTATTATTCAATCTTGAATTTGAAAatccaaaacaacaaaaaaagtgaACCATTTTCCGCCTAATACCGCTTACTGCTATGACTGCACACACTGTTACATGATAATACTCTGTGTGCATAAGGATATGGCAGCAATCTTTGATAAATAGGTCAGGCTAAAATTTGAATTTGTATAGCTGACAGTCTTAAGTGTGATTTAATGAGTTGCTTCTGACCTCCATTTTGTTCCCTGATTTCCTCTTTATTATTGTGCCTTCACATATGCATATATGCTTTCCTATGAGTCTCTGGCTCGCTTTACCACTTTTATCATTCAATAAGACTACACGTATGCTACCCTATTTTTACATTTCAAAAAGCAGAGTTTAATGTTTAGGTTAATTGGCAAAACCAGACCATGGAATGAATGAACTCCAGATTGAAGATCTTTTATGGAAAGTGTGATGAGTCACTTCTACCCTGTGATGTATGTCATCACTCGATATTCAATAGCCTCTCTTTTCACACTGGAAACAGACCTACTTCTAATGAATCGCCACTGTGAATATCTCCCAGGGTCAGCCAGCCTGCCCACGTCCCCAGCAACACCAGTAGCTCCCAGTATGGCAGTGGGCGGCCGTCTGGCCCGCTCTGCCAGTGCTAGTCAGCCTGAGACAGGTAAAGCACAGGCACGGCTTGAGGCTCAGGGATAATGCGCCAGCAAATCTATCGCCGTATGTGCATCAATCTGTCCTTCCTGAGCTTGTTTCATCCCTCCTCTCTTTGTCATTAATGGTCGtttcccattcaaagtgaaacCCTCACTTTTCtcctatgctttttttttttaacccaagtGATCTGTTACTTGTGGAGGTAGTTCCCTGCTTTGACAATCAAAACTCGTCCAAATTCCAGACGCTTCACCTAAACCGCTTGAGGTGATACCGGATGGGTACATTTTCTCTGGAAGAAAGCTGCTTTGCTAGAAAATCCTGTCTTCGGGTATTTCTGCTTGCTTCCTTTGACCTTTGAGAAAACCTCTTTCTGCACTTGCTATTTTCCTCTATCAATGTCTTTCCGCTATAATGTACACTGTTTGTTAATGATTTTTTCCAAATGTGCTGGTTGACGTCCTCTCGAGCAGCCTGTTGCACCAGCTATATGTACTATATTGACTACTCTGGCGTTAAGTCCACACTAACTGAAACATTGTGGCAGAACATTACGTTTTCACCTCCTGTGCTTAAATGGTGAAAACAACTATTGTAGTGCTTTGAACATTCTCAGCAACAGAAAAGAGACTATGGGCCAATTTCCAGAGGGTTTAATCTGTCACGGAGCATGCGTTGCCGACACCAAGCAGTCGGTTTAATtctcttctcctcatcctcccaaATTTTCCCACCTCCACCAAACGATGCACCATGATGAACCGCCATTTTACAAAGGACTTTAAACCTACTAGGGGCTACGTGTAAGTTGTAACTTATGCCTACGTCAGAACTATTTTCCCTGGTGCAACCTTTAAACGTTAGTGGCGTGTAAACGCCAACCTTAGTTACAACCCAGTGCAGAAGAAGCTCAGTCTACGGCTCTAAAGTACGTTCCTTTATCCAGGCCAGCAGACGAGCGGGGCCATGGTTCTCGCGGATGACTTGAAGAACCCCGCCATGGAGAAACTGGACCTAGTGCGAAAGTGGAGCATCAATACGTACAAAGTAATCATTTTATTGGTCTGACCCATTTTGTGTTTTGATGTTCTTTTTTGACTAATGAAATTCAATTACAACTTCTTTGTACATTAAAACTCCCTTAGTAGCTCCCTTCTTCAATTAAAGCGAGGGAACATTCTCTGTCCTCATTCTACTGTAGAGGACATTGTTCTAATCCTAGACTGAATACATGTCCCatatctctctgcatctctcttttAACCATTACATGACAAAACCCCTCACTATAAACACAGCCTCTTGTGGAGCTCCTCCCTTTTCCTACCAGACCCTGGTTATGGTTCAAGTTctgaccaccaccccccccccccccccccccccccctccctccctccccaaacACAGTGCACCCGGCAGATCCTGTCTGAGAAGATGGGCCGGGGATCCAAAACGGTGGACCTGGAGCTGGAGAGCCAGATCGAGGTGCTCCGCGACAACAAGCGACGCTACGAGCAGGTGGTCAAGCTGGCCCAGACCCTCTCCACCCAGCTGGCCCAGATGATGCACACCCAGAAGGCGCTGGGGGACGCCTTCGCCGACCTTAGCCTCAAGTCCCCAGAGCTCCATGTCAGTTCAgcactcattcacacattcgCACATTACAATCAGTGTTATTTTCTTCTGCCAAAAGCACACAGCTGTGTTGGGACGGACCCAAACTAACTTTTTAGAATAGTTCAATCCCAAATAGGCTTGAGTCTTATTCAAACCGATTTGTGTAAACTACAGCCCCGCTACATTCGCTGTCCATTAAAACAATACAAAGCTATTTTCTATTTTTGGTGGCGCTTCAAATGTTAACCAAAAATCGGTGCTTCGTGTGCTTTGGGTTGTCCACTTGTATGTGGTGTGTTCCACAGACTCACCCTACCTTGCTATATAGCCGCAATCACTGTTTAATTTATGTCTCGTTAATATTTAAGACCTTCCATCTCTTAAGGTGCTGGCAGTGACATCATGCTGACATGCctgaaacactgctcagatccttacctttttaactttcacagTAATCTCTAAACTACACCGACTTTACCAGTTCTAATCTAATGCCTGATTTTTATGTAATGCCTAACCATCTAACGCCAGCTAAACgtaacaattaaaaataaatgtctattttcattttgtttaactTAACGATTGGAGAGGTGTACTGGCTTGATTTCTTTCAAAATGCTTAATCTTAATGAATCTAATGAATGATGCTGATGTTTCAGAGTGAATTGTCtcagatatttatatatttcaaaCCATATGCCATTGTTGTCTGGATCAAAACATTCCCTGAAATTGGATTCATTGTTTGGATTCACTGATGTGAAGGAATATAATTCCTCTTTGCCACCTGTAGGAGGAGTTTGGCTACAACGCTGAAACCCaaaggcttttatccaaaaatgCAGAGACCCTTTTGAGCGCCATCAACTTCTTCATCGCCAGTGTCAACACGCTTGTAGATAAAACCATCGAGGACACCCTGATCAACATCAAGCAATATGAAGCCGCAAGGTACCCGTGTTCACTCTATTGTTGTGACCGGCTCTATTCCCCACTCCTTAGGGGCTGCATTGTTTAAGTGTCTACTGGCTAGGGTGTACGACTCCAAACAGAAAGTCTTCCTGAGCAAGATacctacccccccaccccctctaaaaactaaataaatcccTAAATGGTAAATGAATTCAGGTCGTAAAATACTATGCATTTGTAATTGTTAGGGACGCATGCATATTTTTGGGTCTCTATCCTTTGACTGAACTGGGTCCTCGCTCCTAGGATCGAGTACGACGCCTACCGCACGGACCTGGAGGAGCTGAACCTGGGCCCTCGCGACGCCTCCACCATGCCCAAGATAGAGCTCTCCCAGCAGCACTTCCAGGCCTACCGCGAGAAGTACGAGAGAATGCGCAACGACGTCTCCATCAAGCTTAGGTTTCTGGAGGAGAACAAGGTAAAGGCTTTGGGCCAATGCTACACCCGTGTCCCTTTACTGGATGTCTGGGGGATTAGGTTTCAGGTgattcttctttttcctttttattgttGGGCATGTTCTCTGATCATTGTCTTTTTTCCTCAACAGGTGAAAGTATTGCACAACCAGCTCATGCTGTTCCACAACGCCATCGCTGCGTACTACGCGGGGAACCAGCAGCAGCTGGAACAGACACTCAAGCAGTTCCACATTAAGCTGAAACTGCCAGGCGGCGACACTCCATCTTGGCTCGAAGGGAACTAGTCACTCCGACGTGGCGGCCATTATGGCTCAAATCGTAGTTCTTTGACGGGGAATGGACGGTTCCCCCAAATCTCCACAAAACAGGGACACCACCTagtttttgcttttgtttatcACTCCCTGTTTATCTAGGCTGTAAACCCTTCTCGAGGGcaacaaaaaatgtaaatgcttAAGGTTGTTGGACTGCTTATATTATTCTGAATACTTTTGCTTCACTTGTCAGTTCTGCAATTCTTTCAAATCATGGGAAATGCACTTTTGTATGGGGAGAGCGATGCCTAGGGAAGCCTATAGTTTCTAGATGTGCCTCTTAGCGGTAGCCAGACCAGGTTTATTTCAGCACATATATGCTTCATTCATTTCATGCGGTTAAACTGCCATCTTATGGTCCTGGCATCATTATATTCATTTTTCAACTTAATTATCTTGGTTATAGTCAATAGCATTTGGCAGAGGAAAATCATGATTTGACTGTACAGAATTCACAATCACGTGCTCTCACGGTTTTCCGATTTTCTATAGCGTTTCTATGAAGAGATTTGACTGGATAATGAATTATATACATAAATTATTTAACACTTTTGAAGGACCAGCCTTTTGATTAGTTCCACTGTGCCTTGATTG
Coding sequences:
- the arfip1 gene encoding arfaptin-1 isoform X2 gives rise to the protein MSEVSLEAESETITTDLQMDYKEDLKTEHSLRNDENDDNYESVDLDKDHSPTDAHHVESGFQEVNPQLDTDVQSVCKGSCSDTDVENSGDAVITKGSADDEEQHVTNHHTTNTSETPEANGETCPQTQETPMAEDSHRSSAAEIPITSNGEMDQSSEKDSSTSPGPPSGPNLAEAHIHSSNYASTTEGIIESGPYRGQQTSGAMVLADDLKNPAMEKLDLVRKWSINTYKCTRQILSEKMGRGSKTVDLELESQIEVLRDNKRRYEQVVKLAQTLSTQLAQMMHTQKALGDAFADLSLKSPELHEEFGYNAETQRLLSKNAETLLSAINFFIASVNTLVDKTIEDTLINIKQYEAARIEYDAYRTDLEELNLGPRDASTMPKIELSQQHFQAYREKYERMRNDVSIKLRFLEENKVKVLHNQLMLFHNAIAAYYAGNQQQLEQTLKQFHIKLKLPGGDTPSWLEGN
- the arfip1 gene encoding arfaptin-1 isoform X3, whose amino-acid sequence is MAEDSHRSSAAEIPITSNGEMDQSSEKDSSTSPGPPSGPNLAEAHIHSSNYASTTEGIIESGPYRGSASLPTSPATPVAPSMAVGGRLARSASASQPETGQQTSGAMVLADDLKNPAMEKLDLVRKWSINTYKCTRQILSEKMGRGSKTVDLELESQIEVLRDNKRRYEQVVKLAQTLSTQLAQMMHTQKALGDAFADLSLKSPELHEEFGYNAETQRLLSKNAETLLSAINFFIASVNTLVDKTIEDTLINIKQYEAARIEYDAYRTDLEELNLGPRDASTMPKIELSQQHFQAYREKYERMRNDVSIKLRFLEENKVKVLHNQLMLFHNAIAAYYAGNQQQLEQTLKQFHIKLKLPGGDTPSWLEGN
- the arfip1 gene encoding arfaptin-1 isoform X1, encoding MSEVSLEAESETITTDLQMDYKEDLKTEHSLRNDENDDNYESVDLDKDHSPTDAHHVESGFQEVNPQLDTDVQSVCKGSCSDTDVENSGDAVITKGSADDEEQHVTNHHTTNTSETPEANGETCPQTQETPMAEDSHRSSAAEIPITSNGEMDQSSEKDSSTSPGPPSGPNLAEAHIHSSNYASTTEGIIESGPYRGSASLPTSPATPVAPSMAVGGRLARSASASQPETGQQTSGAMVLADDLKNPAMEKLDLVRKWSINTYKCTRQILSEKMGRGSKTVDLELESQIEVLRDNKRRYEQVVKLAQTLSTQLAQMMHTQKALGDAFADLSLKSPELHEEFGYNAETQRLLSKNAETLLSAINFFIASVNTLVDKTIEDTLINIKQYEAARIEYDAYRTDLEELNLGPRDASTMPKIELSQQHFQAYREKYERMRNDVSIKLRFLEENKVKVLHNQLMLFHNAIAAYYAGNQQQLEQTLKQFHIKLKLPGGDTPSWLEGN